The Helicobacter canis genomic sequence TCTACTTCGCTTTTTTCAGCGATCCCTACGGCAAAGCCCGCTAGATCAAAGTCCCCTTTTTGATACATACTAGGCATTTCTGCACTCTCTCCGCCAATGAGCGCGCACTCTGCCAGCTTGCAGCCTGCGACTATGCCACCTATCACGCGCAAGGCAGCATCTTTATCCAGCTTGCCTGTGGCGTAATAGTCTAGGAAAAACATCGGCGTAGCAAAGTTGCAAATAAGGTCATTGACACACATCGCCACCAAATCAATCCCCACAGAATCTAGCTTATTGGATTCTATGGCAAGCTTAAGTTTTGTGCCTACGCCATCAGTTGCTGCAAGTAGCACAGGCTCTTTGTATCCACTAGGCAGGGCATAAGCCCCGGCAAAGGAGCCGATCCCGCCGATGACTTGGGGGGAAAATGTGCTTTGCACGAGAGGTTTTAGCGCGCTAACTAGGGCGTTACCTTCATCGATATTAACGCCAGAATCCTTATAAGTCAGCCCTTTTGCTTGAGTGTTGTGGGGCATTGTAGTCCTTGTGCTTAAATAGTGCGCATTATAGCTAAAGTTCTTGCTAAATTATAGTGGCACTTGTGATTTTGACCGCTAAGTCTTGTTGTATTGCAAAACGAGGATTCTAGCAGCACCACTCTCATAGTCATTGCGAGCCTTGCGCTACGCTGTCTCTTTCTGTCATCGCGAGCAAGCGTAACGAGCGTGGCGATCCATACTAGAATCCACTTTTTGCACAGTGCGTTTTCATCATCACAAACGGCGTAAAATCACCTGCCAAGAAAATCACAAAGCCCTAGCTACTCTTTGTCATATTCAAAATGCAATGCATCTTTAGAGTAGAGTGGCTGCTTAAGGAGTTTTGGCATAAAGGCGAAATTCCTTGTCAAAAAGATCGAAGTGCTCCAAGTGTAGCAATTGATAGGACCAAACCCAGAGAAATCCACCTGTATCAGCCCAGACTCTCGCAAGAATCGCGTAACCCCACTATGCCAATCAGCATTATCCACGATGATCATAGCCCCTTGTGGCGCGCTTGTATTAAGTAGCTCTAGGGCTACTTTGGCACAGGGTAGGCGCGTGTTTATGCCATCAATATCGCCTCCATCAATGACAATCACATCAAACTTTTTCCCAAGCCCCAATGGGAAGCGTGCATAATCATTTGCTGCATCTGCAGCGTGGATTTGTGTCTTAAGATACATTGCATTGTGCGGCAAAATCCTAGGGCAAATGCTTGCATACCACTTCTTATCACTCTCGATACTTACGACAGACTCTGCTCTCTCCCCCCAATATAAAGATGAGTAGCCCCCCCCCCCATTCAAGAATTTGCTTATGTGAGAAATCTAAGCTTTCTAAGTATTCTAAGCAAGGATAGGTGATCCACGCAAGCGGTGCGCCGGATTTATCAAGGCATTGCCACTTTTGCATACTCTCTAGTTGGTTGTATTCTCTTGCTAGCACAAGGCAGTTATGCAGCTGCCACCGATATGGGTAGTATTTGCGCAAGAATGACTCTGGGATAATGGCTTTAAGAAGCTTTTTGAGTGTTGTAAGCATTTGTGATCCTTTGGGAGTTTTGGGAGTAAGGGTGGATTCTAGCATTGTTTTAAAAATATGCAAGCTCTTGTTGTCTTAGCAAGCAGTGTATAGTCCTTGTCATAGATGGACAAGCTATGCGCAAAGCTGCTTGATAGTGTGCAATACCTCGCATATCCTTGAGACTTTATCACCATAGATTCTGCTCAGTAGGCGCGCTTGATGCGCTAGGAAGCGGAGAGGTTGTCGTGTAGTAGAATTTATACTTATCAAGCATTTTTGAGCTGACATTCTCTGGCACGACAAACTTCTTGCGCTGGGCGGGATCAAGCCGCAAGACATTGCCTATAAACTCCGCAAACACCGGTGCTGTTACAAGCCCTGCGCTCTCATACTGCCCTATGGGCTTAGAATCATCTCGTCCAAACCACACGATAGCTTGCACATCTGGTGTAAAACCGCAAAACCAAAAATCTACATTGTTGTTGGTCGTGCCTGTCTTGCCTGCGACTTCTATGCCATTGACTCTTGCACGCCTGCCTGTGCCATTTGCCACCACCTCGCGCATAATTGATATACCCAAAAACGCCTGTTCAGGCGAAGTTATAGTTGTCTGCTGTGTATCATAGGTAAAAACATTGCCGTTTATATCAATCACACTATCGATCAAGATAGGATCCACGCGCGTGCCATAGTTTGAAAATATCGAGTAGGCACGCGCTAGCATAAGTGGCGTGGCATTCAAGCTACCAATGGCGATTGTCATATCTGTGTTTAGATCTTTAAACCCATACTCAAGCAAGCCGTTATAAATCGCGCTAAACCCCACAAGCTGCACGATATTAAGTGTGGCAAGATTGCGTGAGAACATCAATGCCTCTTGCAAGGTGATAAGCCCACGGAAAGATTTATCGACATTGCCCGCGCGATAGCCATCAAAATCCCTTGCTGCATCTGGGACTTTTGTCGCGGTGGAGTAGCCTTTGTCAAGGGCTATTTGGTAGATAAATGGCTTGACACTGCTGCCGATTTGGCGGTTTGCATCGGTGGCGCGATTAAAGGGGCTTTTGGCAAAATCCACGCCACCCACAAGGGCTAGAATCTTGCCCGTGCGCGTATCAGTAACGACCATCGCACCATTAAATGTATCTGTTTTGCTCTGCTCATCTTGCTCTTGCGCGTTAGCATTTTTGGAGACTTTTTGCAATCGCTCTTGTATGCCGTTGTAGCCATTGATTAGGGCTTGCTGGGCTAGGGCTTGGTATTCTAAATCGATATTAAGCTTAATGGTATAGCCACCGGTTTTAATATCTTTGATATTACTAAGCTGGCGAAGCGCGAAATCCGTAACATAGGGTGCGATATTTTGCGTCAAGGTTTGATTATACACAACAGGCACTTCTGCAAGTGCGGCTTGGGCGTATTCCTTAGAGATCCAGCCTAAGTCATACATTCTACGGATCACATCATTTGCACGCGCTAGTGAAAAATCTATGCGCTTTGTGGGATCATACACGCTAGGGGCATTGGGCAGCCCTACTAGCATAGCGATTTCTTTAAGACTTAGCATAGATAAAGGCTTTTTGAAATACCCCATAGCAGCGGTTTTCACGCCGTGATAGCCGTGCCCGAAAAACACTTCATTTAAATAAATCTCTAAAATCTGCTCTTTGCTTAGCACACGCTCGACTTGGATTGTGAGCAGGGCTTCTTTGATCTTACGGCTAAAGGTGCGCTCGCGTGTGAGTATGACATTTTTGACAAGCTGCTGGGTAAGCGTGCTACCCCCCTCGCCAAAACGACCACTTTTGATATTTTTAATCATCGCGCGGATAATGGCATCATAATTGATCCCACTATGCTCGAAAAATAGCGTATCTTCTATGGCAAGCAGTGCTTCTATCATACGCGGCGGGATCTCATCAAACTTCGCATAGAATCGAAACTCTGTGTCAAAGACATTGGCTATTAGGCGGTTTTTCCTATCATAGATCTGGCTTGCAAGCTTGGGGGTATAGTGCTTGACCTTGTCAATGTCAGTGCTTAAGTCCTTATACAAAAGCACAATATAAGAGACTCCAACAAGACTTGTAAGAATAACAAGAGAGAAAAAAGCTTTTTTAATCATAATCCTACTTTCAAGAGCTGCAAGCACCAGCAGAATCTGCTAGGCTAGTCTTGTGGGTTTGTCTCATCAGCAGGTTGTTCATCTTGGATAGTGTGTGGAGCAGATGTATCGCAGTTTTTGATATATGTTTTGATTTGTGCAACTTTTTCTGCGAGCATTTCATCGATACTTGCCATAACGCCTTCAGAGCCTCTCTCCATAGCAGAGATTTTTGTGTCGATGAGAGATTTTGGCGTGGCTTTAG encodes the following:
- the purM gene encoding phosphoribosylformylglycinamidine cyclo-ligase — translated: MPHNTQAKGLTYKDSGVNIDEGNALVSALKPLVQSTFSPQVIGGIGSFAGAYALPSGYKEPVLLAATDGVGTKLKLAIESNKLDSVGIDLVAMCVNDLICNFATPMFFLDYYATGKLDKDAALRVIGGIVAGCKLAECALIGGESAEMPSMYQKGDFDLAGFAVGIAEKSEVESTLNAQAGDVLIGLPSSGLHSNGFSLARALLFDRLAMRFDEKLGDQTLIDILLEPTRIYVKTFKALKPLIHSLAHITGGGIVENLPRALPSHLGARIDTSAIPRQEIFTLLLKHIEREEAYRVFNMGVGMIFAVARENVAEILAKSDGFVLGEVIESRGITLV
- a CDS encoding transglycosylase domain-containing protein, coding for MIKKAFFSLVILTSLVGVSYIVLLYKDLSTDIDKVKHYTPKLASQIYDRKNRLIANVFDTEFRFYAKFDEIPPRMIEALLAIEDTLFFEHSGINYDAIIRAMIKNIKSGRFGEGGSTLTQQLVKNVILTRERTFSRKIKEALLTIQVERVLSKEQILEIYLNEVFFGHGYHGVKTAAMGYFKKPLSMLSLKEIAMLVGLPNAPSVYDPTKRIDFSLARANDVIRRMYDLGWISKEYAQAALAEVPVVYNQTLTQNIAPYVTDFALRQLSNIKDIKTGGYTIKLNIDLEYQALAQQALINGYNGIQERLQKVSKNANAQEQDEQSKTDTFNGAMVVTDTRTGKILALVGGVDFAKSPFNRATDANRQIGSSVKPFIYQIALDKGYSTATKVPDAARDFDGYRAGNVDKSFRGLITLQEALMFSRNLATLNIVQLVGFSAIYNGLLEYGFKDLNTDMTIAIGSLNATPLMLARAYSIFSNYGTRVDPILIDSVIDINGNVFTYDTQQTTITSPEQAFLGISIMREVVANGTGRRARVNGIEVAGKTGTTNNNVDFWFCGFTPDVQAIVWFGRDDSKPIGQYESAGLVTAPVFAEFIGNVLRLDPAQRKKFVVPENVSSKMLDKYKFYYTTTSPLPSASSAPTEQNLW